The genomic window GGAAGAAGTAGCTTTGAACGAATACCCCGATCTGCTGTCAGCGCAGCTTCACCTGAGGCGATTCATTGACGACGTCTACCATACCAAGCGCATTCATTCCTCGCTAGGCTATCTGACGCCGGCAGAGTTCGCT from Acidobacteriota bacterium includes these protein-coding regions:
- a CDS encoding transposase, which encodes MQSAATDYVAVLKKRNVAISMAAVGHAEENGFAERVIRTIKAEEVALNEYPDLLSAQLHLRRFIDDVYHTKRIHSSLGYLTPAEFA